One window of uncultured Methanoregula sp. genomic DNA carries:
- a CDS encoding PAS domain S-box protein: protein MTPSSRNNRKLTLLLIEDDRVDQMAFTRLVRDGHPAYTIWIAGSLAEARTILSGQPVDIVVCDFYLGDGTPFDIIPELRTRGIPVIVVSGAEDEDSAADAIRKGAFDYLVKDQNYNYLKVLPLTIERALEDAHPSPDQPGGAGTPAAPVVPEADPHTEKEEIHYRRLVVDQSELIARYRPDGTILFVNDVYCRYFGMTRGELIGQPFEPFLPEEDRAILEKQRLLLSFENPAETFEHRIHLPAGGFRWFRRTDRALFDETGGIIEYQMVAIDITEQKEAEEALRESEERYRMLAEHAFDGILIQDLTGTILYVNQSIVRMFGYSRVEDVLGMNALSFVAPEFRETAIRDLQNVIGGNQGYLQKYKAVKPTGETLIVESVGTLISYQGKTANIVALRDVTEREMTAVRLRNELDRKKDFINVAAHELRTPLQPVVGYLDLLVEDAAGFKIQPDALEILKKIRTYVESERHMVSQILELSLLESVHEHYWPKMGPVGVRELVDLVIRQGKYLSEATITVDIPADALVTSNGPYIHEILDEILSNAVSYSNPPRIIGIKSEETATDLRISVTDNGIGIAPDKLEVIFDPFYISDSDKLSRKYGRLGVGLTMARNRATRLGGTITVSSVFGIGSTFTLTLPKNRGK, encoded by the coding sequence GATGGCCTTCACCCGGCTTGTCCGTGACGGGCATCCCGCCTATACGATCTGGATTGCCGGTTCCCTTGCGGAGGCCCGGACGATCCTTTCCGGCCAGCCGGTGGATATTGTTGTCTGCGATTTCTATCTCGGTGACGGGACGCCGTTTGATATTATCCCGGAACTCCGCACCCGGGGAATTCCGGTCATTGTCGTTTCCGGTGCCGAGGATGAGGATTCGGCAGCAGATGCCATCCGGAAAGGTGCGTTCGATTACCTTGTCAAGGACCAGAACTACAATTATCTCAAAGTGCTCCCCCTGACCATCGAGCGGGCTCTTGAAGATGCCCATCCTTCCCCGGATCAACCCGGGGGAGCCGGGACGCCCGCTGCTCCTGTTGTTCCCGAAGCAGACCCTCACACTGAAAAGGAGGAGATTCATTACCGGCGTCTTGTCGTCGATCAGTCCGAGCTGATAGCGCGGTACCGCCCGGACGGGACCATCCTGTTTGTCAACGATGTGTACTGCCGGTATTTCGGGATGACCCGGGGAGAACTGATCGGCCAGCCGTTCGAGCCGTTCCTGCCGGAAGAGGATCGCGCCATTCTCGAAAAACAGCGCCTGCTCCTGAGTTTTGAAAACCCTGCCGAGACCTTCGAGCACCGGATACATCTCCCGGCCGGGGGATTTCGCTGGTTCCGGAGAACCGACCGGGCGCTGTTTGACGAAACCGGCGGCATCATCGAATACCAGATGGTGGCAATTGACATAACAGAGCAGAAAGAGGCGGAAGAGGCCCTGCGGGAGAGCGAGGAGCGCTACCGGATGCTGGCGGAACATGCGTTCGACGGTATCCTGATCCAGGACCTGACCGGTACAATCCTGTACGTCAACCAGAGTATCGTCCGGATGTTCGGGTATTCCCGGGTGGAAGATGTCCTTGGTATGAATGCGCTCTCCTTCGTGGCGCCGGAATTCCGGGAGACCGCGATCCGGGACCTGCAGAATGTCATTGGCGGAAACCAGGGGTATCTCCAGAAATACAAAGCCGTAAAACCCACCGGGGAAACGCTTATTGTCGAGTCGGTCGGGACCCTGATCTCGTACCAGGGCAAGACGGCAAACATTGTTGCACTCCGGGACGTGACGGAGCGGGAGATGACGGCAGTCCGGCTCCGGAATGAACTCGACCGGAAAAAAGATTTCATCAATGTGGCAGCCCACGAACTCCGGACGCCCCTCCAGCCGGTGGTAGGATACCTTGACCTTCTTGTCGAAGATGCGGCGGGTTTTAAGATCCAGCCGGATGCCCTTGAGATCCTCAAAAAAATCCGGACCTACGTGGAGTCGGAGCGGCACATGGTGAGCCAGATCCTGGAACTCAGCCTTCTCGAATCGGTCCACGAGCACTACTGGCCGAAGATGGGGCCGGTGGGTGTCCGCGAGCTGGTCGACCTCGTGATCCGGCAGGGAAAATATCTGTCAGAAGCAACCATCACCGTGGATATCCCGGCAGATGCCCTTGTCACCAGCAACGGCCCGTACATCCACGAGATCCTGGACGAGATCCTGTCGAATGCGGTCAGTTACTCGAACCCGCCCCGGATAATCGGGATCAAATCCGAGGAAACTGCCACCGACCTGCGGATCTCCGTTACGGACAACGGGATCGGGATAGCACCGGATAAGCTTGAGGTCATCTTCGACCCGTTCTATATCAGCGATTCCGACAAGCTCTCGCGGAAGTACGGCCGGCTGGGCGTCGGGCTTACGATGGCGCGGAACCGGGCAACCCGTCTCGGGGGAACGATTACGGTGTCGAGCGTATTTGGGATCGGGAGCACGTTCACCCTGACCCTGCCGAAGAACCGCGGGAAATAA
- a CDS encoding ATP-binding cassette domain-containing protein → MTAAIHIQNLTRRFNDLVAVDNISFDIEQGEIFGLLGPNGAGKTTTLSMLATMLKPSSGTATVNGIDIEKDEDGVRKSIGIVFQDQSLDEELTAWENMDFHSRLYRLPADTRNQRITELLNLVELNDRRNDIVKTFSGGMRRRLEIARGLLHHPAILFLDEPTLGLDPQTRNLLWNYIATLAKDKGITIILTTHYMEEADRLCNRVAIIDHGKIIAMDTPEKLKDSLGGDLVTVRSPDPAGVAAALKEPWVSRVEIHGEDVVISLKNADQYVSTIVTLLNEKQIRIASIAIHKPTLEDVFLSFTGKTIREQEADSHENMRMYQKMMRR, encoded by the coding sequence CCGGCGCTTCAATGACCTGGTTGCCGTGGACAATATCTCGTTCGATATCGAACAGGGAGAAATTTTCGGCCTGCTCGGGCCCAACGGTGCCGGGAAAACAACAACCCTCTCGATGCTCGCGACTATGCTCAAGCCCAGCTCCGGGACCGCAACTGTCAATGGCATCGATATAGAAAAGGATGAGGACGGGGTCAGGAAATCCATAGGCATCGTCTTCCAGGACCAGAGCCTGGACGAGGAACTCACCGCATGGGAGAACATGGACTTCCACAGCCGGCTCTACCGGCTTCCGGCCGATACCCGAAACCAGCGGATCACGGAGCTCCTCAACCTGGTGGAGCTCAATGATCGCCGGAACGATATCGTCAAGACATTTTCCGGGGGAATGCGCCGCCGGCTCGAGATTGCCCGCGGCCTGCTCCACCACCCCGCGATCCTCTTTCTCGATGAACCCACGCTCGGCCTCGATCCCCAGACCCGCAACCTTCTCTGGAACTACATAGCCACGCTTGCGAAAGATAAGGGGATCACGATCATCCTCACCACGCATTACATGGAAGAGGCAGACCGGCTCTGCAACCGGGTAGCCATCATCGACCACGGGAAGATCATTGCCATGGATACCCCGGAAAAACTCAAGGACAGCCTTGGCGGGGATCTCGTTACGGTCCGCTCTCCCGACCCGGCAGGTGTTGCTGCTGCGCTTAAGGAGCCATGGGTCAGCCGGGTCGAGATCCACGGCGAGGACGTGGTCATCAGCCTCAAAAATGCCGACCAGTACGTGAGCACCATCGTCACGCTCCTCAATGAAAAACAGATCCGCATCGCATCGATTGCAATCCACAAGCCGACACTTGAGGATGTCTTCCTCTCCTTCACGGGAAAAACCATACGTGAGCAGGAAGCCGACAGCCACGAGAACATGCGCATGTACCAGAAAATGATGAGGCGCTGA
- a CDS encoding ABC transporter permease, with translation MEIIYTIWLRNMKRYIRSKSRIIGSIAMPLFFLLFLGFGLNSVVQIPGLGGNYMVFLIPGMVAMSVMFTSVFSGIQIIWDKQFGFLKETLVAPVTRLEIMLGQTAGGATTAVLQGFMILVISLFIGLQVSGAFGFLTALLFMVMIGISFTAFGIAIASRMDDMTGFQLIMNFVIFPIFGLSGALFPISALPSWVSPIILLDPLTYGVEGIRYGLTGVSQINPVLCLAVISGFTLAMTGAGAYLFRKIKL, from the coding sequence ATGGAAATCATCTATACCATCTGGCTCCGGAACATGAAGCGGTATATCCGGTCCAAAAGCCGGATTATCGGCAGCATCGCCATGCCGCTCTTCTTCCTCCTCTTCCTCGGCTTCGGCCTCAACTCCGTGGTCCAGATCCCCGGCCTTGGCGGCAACTACATGGTCTTTTTGATCCCGGGAATGGTGGCGATGAGCGTCATGTTCACGTCCGTGTTCTCCGGCATCCAGATCATCTGGGACAAGCAGTTCGGATTCCTAAAGGAAACGCTCGTTGCGCCGGTCACGCGGCTGGAGATCATGCTCGGCCAGACTGCCGGCGGGGCGACGACCGCGGTCCTCCAGGGATTCATGATCCTGGTCATTTCCCTGTTCATCGGGCTGCAGGTCTCGGGAGCATTCGGGTTTTTGACAGCGCTGCTCTTCATGGTGATGATCGGCATCTCGTTCACGGCATTCGGTATTGCGATTGCATCGCGGATGGACGATATGACAGGCTTCCAGCTGATCATGAACTTTGTCATCTTCCCGATATTCGGGTTGTCCGGGGCACTCTTCCCCATCAGCGCACTGCCTTCGTGGGTCTCACCGATCATCCTTCTCGATCCCCTGACATACGGGGTCGAGGGGATCCGGTACGGCCTGACCGGCGTATCCCAGATCAACCCGGTACTCTGTCTCGCGGTTATCAGCGGGTTCACCCTGGCAATGACGGGTGCCGGCGCCTACCTCTTCCGGAAGATCAAACTGTAA